A section of the Neorhizobium galegae bv. orientalis str. HAMBI 540 genome encodes:
- a CDS encoding response regulator transcription factor, whose product MKILVIEDDLEAAAYMTKAFREAGIVVDHASDGESGLFMGTENSYDVMVIDRMLPRRDGLSVISELRKRGINAPVLILSALGQVDDRVTGLRAGGDDYLPKPYAFSELLARVEVLGRRKGTPEQDMVYRVGDLELDRLSHEVKRAGKEVLLQPREFRLLEYLMKNAGQVVTRTMLLENVWDYHFDPQTNVIDVHVSRLRSKIEKDFEKPLLKTIRGAGYMIKDEG is encoded by the coding sequence ATGAAGATTCTGGTGATCGAAGACGACCTGGAGGCCGCGGCCTATATGACCAAGGCCTTTCGCGAGGCCGGGATCGTGGTCGACCACGCAAGCGACGGCGAGAGCGGCCTGTTCATGGGGACCGAAAATTCCTACGACGTGATGGTCATCGACCGCATGCTGCCGCGTCGCGACGGGCTTTCCGTCATCAGCGAGCTGCGCAAGCGCGGCATCAATGCGCCGGTGCTGATCCTCTCGGCACTCGGCCAGGTGGACGACCGGGTAACCGGCCTGCGCGCCGGTGGCGACGACTACCTGCCGAAACCCTATGCCTTTTCCGAGCTGCTCGCCCGCGTCGAAGTGCTCGGCCGCCGCAAGGGCACGCCCGAACAGGACATGGTCTACCGGGTCGGCGATCTGGAACTCGACCGGCTGTCGCACGAAGTGAAGCGAGCCGGCAAGGAAGTGCTTCTGCAGCCGCGCGAATTCCGCCTGCTCGAATATCTGATGAAGAATGCCGGCCAGGTGGTCACCCGCACCATGCTGCTCGAAAACGTCTGGGACTATCACTTCGATCCCCAGACCAATGTCATCGACGTGCATGTCTCGCGGCTGAGATCGAAGATCGAGAAGGATTTCGAAAAGCCGCTTCTGAAGACCATTCGCGGTGCCGGCTACATGATCAAGGACGAGGGGTAA